The sequence TGACGACATGGACGCGCCTACACAATCTATCAGGTCTGTAGTAGCCCCTGGCTTTTCATTAGAAAATGCCAACAGGGCCTCCCTCTCGAATGAGGATATGGAGTATGAAACTCAAGTCAGGGTCCCAACAGTGTCCCCAGAGCCAGTTCCCAGCACTAGTAAAGAACCCGTTGGTGCCAATAATAACCAGGAATCGTTGCCTCAAGAAATACTAGAAGCGCTCGGCGATTCGAAAGGAAAGGACGAAGTCTTTGGACCACCGATTCCTGATGAGATTGCTAAACGTTGGGGGTGTATACTAGTTGATGGCTTGACAAAAGAACAGAAGCAGGAAGTTTGGGAAAAATCTCTAGTGCCAGAAAACTTCAAACTTGCGAAAGCACCATTGTTAAACCCGGAAATCATACCGGTCCTAAGTGAACCCATAAAAAACAGGGATAAGTTACTGGAGAAGGCACAAAACCACCTCGGTCGAGGAATAGCAGGCCTTACCAACCTCACATGCTCAATTATCGACGGTGATACAGATAAAATACAGCTTCTGAAGAAAATCTcggatattaataaaatattgctggACCTGCATTACGAAAATACAAAAACCAGGCGAAAACTGGTAATCACGTCACTAGATAAGAAATTTACACAACTAATTACCGATGTAAAGAGGGACACCTACCTCTTTGGGGCCAATTTAGGTGAGAAAATTAAAGCGTCAAAGACTGCCGAGAGATCCGGACTCCAGATAAAACGAAGCGATCACGCGCCCACATCGCGAAAATTCCCTCAGCAGGGAAACTGGCGAGGCCCACCCAGATCTCAAGGTCAACAGGCACGCAGACAGGGTGGGCAGAGACCGCGCTTCcaagttcaaacaaacaaacgtccAACATCGGCGACACACCGTCAAACACAGCCATCGAAGACCAACTACAGGGCGAACAAGCCTTAAACAAGGTACTTATACCCCACGCTGGTAGACTTAGTCATTTCTTTGATAACTGGCGTGATATTACCGACGAGCCTGTCGTTTTAGGTTATATTAGGGGCTTTGAAATCCCATTTACAAGACCGGTGGTACAAGCATTCTTCCCCgaaaatataaatttttcaAATTCTGAAACTCGCAACTTACAGGACGAGATTTCGAAATGGCAGTCGTCGGGTGCCGTGGTTAAATGTACCGCCGTACCAGGCCaatttttgtcaaaaatattcCTTACTAACAAAAGTGACGGCTCATTCCGTTTCATCCTTAAccttaaacatttaaataagtttattgaCGCACCACATTTTAAAATGGAGGATATTCGAACGGTTACAAAACTCATTTCAAGAAATTGTTTTATGGCCACTTTAGATCTCAAAGAAGCGTATTTCCTAATAAAAATCGCGGACAttagtaaaaagtatttaagatTCGTATTCAAAGGAGAAATTTTCGAATTTCAATGTCTACCCTTCGGGCTATCTTTAGCACCTTATATTTTTACGAAAGTTATGAAACCGGTGCTTGCGACGCTTAGAAATAAAGGCTTaacattagttacttatttAGACGATATTATTTGTATCGGGAAAAATTATGAGGACTGCCTGAAGTGTGtcaccgctacaaaaatattattggaaCGTCTGGGCTTCGTCATAAATTTTGGCAAAAGCAATTTACAACCAAAACAGTCACAGACTTTCCTTGGTTTTGAACTACACTCACAGAGTTACTGTTTAAAATTACCGCATAAAAAACGAGTGAAAGTCCAGAAGTGTGTcgaaaatatttctaaacaaGAACACATTCCTATCAGAGACTTCGCAAAATTCCTTGGCATACTCGGTTCCGTATGCCCAGCCGTCTCTTACGGTTGGGTCTATACCAAATCATTTGAACGAGAAAAGTTTCTAGCCTTACGCAACTCTGACAATGATTACGATAGAAATATGTCATTATCTCCAAGTCTAAAACCAGACTTTCTATGGTGGATGGAAAATATAATGCATTCAAAAAACCCACTACGGGACGGCCTTTACGAGTTAGAAATATTTTCGGACGCTTCTATGACAGGCTGGGGCGTATACTGCAACGGTGAAAGAAGCGGCGGATTCTGGAGTAATACAGAAAGAAAGTTACACATAAACCTATTAGAATTAAAAGCCGCCTTCAACGGACTTAAATGCTTCGCCAAAGATctacataaaaaagaaattttatTGCGCATTGATAATACAACAGCGATATCCTACATTAATAGATACGGCGGAGTACAAcatttagatttaaataaattagctcGCGAAATTTGGCAATGGTGCGAAAAAAGGCAGCTACACGTATTTGCTTCGTATATAAAGTCTAAAGACAACGTTGAAGCAGACGAAGAGTCGAGACGGAACAACATTGATACCGAATGGAGTCTATCTTTTTTAGCGTTTCAAAAAGTCGTTGATAAATTTGGTTATCCGGAAATTGATTTGTTTGCGAGTAGAATAAATTCCAAGTGCGACAAATATATCTCTTGGAAACGAGATCCAGATGCGTTCAATATTGACGCGTTTACAGTACATTGGAGTCCTTTTTTCTTCTACTCATTTCCACCTTTTTCACTAATCTTAAGATGTCTACGAAAAATAGTAAATGACTGCGCTACGGGAATAATGGTTGTACCATACTGGCCTAGTCAGCCGTGGTACCCACTCTTTTTGCAGTTGTCACAAAGCGATCTAGTTTACTTTAAACCGGATCCTAACTTACTTTTGTCTCCTTCCAGAACCAGACACCCACTCTGGACACGACTTACCCTGGTGTCATCGCTATTATCAGGGAAGCATATGCCAAACAAGGACTAACGCCCGAAACTATAGAAATTATGATTGCATCTTTGGCAAAAAATTCTTTAAAGCAATACAACTGCGCCTATAGAAAGTGGtggtttttttgtaacaaaaatgatATAAGTTACTTTAGTACGAACGTTCCACTAATACTACAGTTCCTTACAAGAGAGCACGAAGAAGGGGCAAGCTACTCCACACTTAATTCCATACGCTCAGCGTTGGCTATAATATTAGGCAGGCAGTTAAGTGATGACAACCGAGTCTCCCGGTTCTTTAAGGGTGTGTTCAAAAAGAACCCTACTTTCCCTAAATACCAAGTAACGTGGAACCCAAATCTGGTCCTTGATTATATCTCAAACTGGTATCCTAACGAAGACCTACCACTAGAAAAGCTCACGAAGAAACTAGTAGCTCTTCTCGCGTTGTCGACGGCACAACGTGTGCAGACGCTATCTCTAATCCGACTACAGAATGTCAGAGTCAATGACtcaaacattgaaataattattaatgacATAATCAAAACTTCAGCACCAGGAAGGAGCATGCCACGGTTAATCATACCTTTTTTCCCACATAAAGCAGAAATTTGCCCCGGAAAAACGTTGTGCGCATATCTAGAAATAACTAAAAAGTTTAGACACTTCTCCCATACTGATAAACTTATTCTAACTACCAAAAAACCGGTACATAATGCGAGTGCCTCCTCAATTAGCCGTTGGATAAAATTAGTACTTACTGAAAGCGGGGTAGATACGACCATATTCTCCGCGCATAGCACGCGCCATGCATCTACTTCAGCGGCTAAAAGAAGAGGCACATCGGTAGACCTAATTAAGAAGTCAGCAGGTTGGTCTGGGACCTCGCTTACATTTGCAAAGTTTTATGACAGACCTCTGGTAGATAACGATGATGGGGCTTTCGCAATGGCTGTTTGTGATTGATACGTTATACACCTATACTATACTTAATCATTAACCTGATTACACATTATTGTAGATTCtgattatgtaattattataataaacctGTCCTgattttcacaataaaaaatattgctgatTTGGAAACATTCCTGTGTGGTTTTTATTCCAAACGCCCTACGCGCTCTCTTATCGTGATACCTATTTCACTCCTGGTTCTAAACATCTACCAGGTGAATTAATAAATCTGAAGGATGTGACGTCGTAGTATAATTAGTGGttaaacgaacttaccttaAGTGACGTTCGACCATAATTATACGAGACGTCACATCCGAAAGATTTATAACCCACCCAAACCCTTGTGATTGATTCTAAATCAATCATAAATCCCGAAATCAAAATAGGTCGTGAAATAGGTTCTTCCTCTCTAAAAACAATGGCAAGACTTATGGCGGCGAGGGCGCAGGTAACATAGTGGGGGAAGGAGGTACGTCACAGTCAGTTGAGCgactttaatttcaaatttatttattttttagctcTAAAAAGTGTGCGATGCCTAGTACATTAGGAAGTGGACTACCAGGTGAATTAATAAATCTTTCGGATGTGACGTCTCGTATAATTATGGTCGAACGTCACTtaaggtaagttcgtttaaccactaaataattaatacaacGAAAGTCAATGTTGATTAAAATTGTCTTAATCCCCACTGAAAGCCACAGCTTGGGGCAATCAGAATACAGTAACAACAGCAGACGTATTAATTGGTTGCCATGAAATTTCCTGTGAGCGGAAGCTATTGCTTCATTTGCAAGGAAACGGCTGGCAATTCCACGAATACGCCATATCCCTAGCAAGGGGAGTTaggataataaaatactttagcACGTGACGCTCTTAGGACAAAGAAAAATTCGCACAGCTTTCAAGTTTCAACATCGCTGAGAAATGTAACATTACCTCTGGTCGCGTACGaggtattttttaaactttattgccTTCTTTGTGAATTTAAAGTGAGTGCTAATTACCAAGGTTGGATGCTAGGAACGTAATGGGCGCCCATTATGCAAAGCCATATTGATTTTTGCATTCCTAAACAGCTATCAATGATCCGGACACACCATTGAATATTCATGACTTAATCGTAAAAAGCTGTAATGCAACTTCTCTTCAAATTTGTAAAGGTTTACGGTTTACTAGCTGCTTTGGAAACATCAGAATGAATATTTCTACGAAAATAGTACGTGTGATAATTGCTTAATATTGAATTCGGCATTCACGAAATTATCTGAACAATATCAATCACCATTTTTAATAAACGTTATTGTTCGTACTCGTTTCCACACATTTTAATTTTCCCCCTGACGCCGTCGCTACAAAAAGAGAAGTTTCGCGAATTGATATCGCGTTTTCCGATCGCACCCTCGATTGTGGCGAGGGCGGGGGACGGGGTGGAGGGGGCCAGGGAGACGCGGGGACACGTAGCGGGTGTAATAACTGCCACAGAACTAAATCCTTAGATATGGCCCACGCGTGCCCACTACCTCCCCCCCTCCCCAGCCGTCTTTATCACGCTGACCTTCCAATAACTcccattttatatacatattcatacaatatacataattcCCCAAAATATTCAgctcttatttttattgtaactacCACTACCCCGACCGTAGACGTAGATAGGAAAAAATACCCGCGGGCGAGCGAATACcttaatatttctttttatcattttctgtaCCTCATTCAATCGTCTGACGTAGTCTATGCTTTGATAAAGTTGCCAAAGAAGGGGTTGGACAGTATTTCAGAACGATTTCGTCTAGCCTTCGGGCTGAAAAAACTATACATGGGTAGTGCCTACCCATTTTCTTATCATTCTTCGACCTTAGTATTATTTGGCAAAGTCAACTTATTGTTACTGGTTTCTTATAGAGCTTTCAAGACAATCAGATAATTTTAGTAAGtgcctatttattatttctctgTTATTTTCTACATTACTTATATTccaacaataatatatttaagagATTTTCCCGACCTCGTAGACCACCTACATTTGTATTTACACTTTCTTTTTCTGTCCGGTAAAAGCTTGTTACTTaggaaatttaaaaatgttctttTAAAGTGATTGATGTAACATTGattaaataactaattattattCTATGCGTTTTCCTCGTAAATACCTAGTTTATAACcatctaatattttaaaatgaaaagttttaTGAAGAGAGACTTAAAAAGctcttaatataatatttgcataattatactaatatacataggtacagtaTGGAAACCTAAAGCTAAAACTTCATCATCATACTAATTACGCATCTAAAATATGTTGTTGGGATACCcgtacattttcaaaattaacccAACACTGGTGCGAATGTAGGATAGATATTCGTTGCGATACGAGCATGCTAGATAAAGCTACAATGAAGGGTAATAAAGCGAACGCGGACGCGGTAATGTGTTGGACTCCATTAACGGTAAATATTTGTACATTTGTCATGCTGTGTTGCCAATGGACACCTCTTTGACGTGAACGAAACCGCTGCTTTTACATAAACGCCGTATATCTCGCCATTTTcagttaaatgatttattaaacaCGCGAGCTTGTCTCGTTAAAAAGTCAACTGGGTTTTACCCTCGTAGCTCTTATCCAGCTAAGCCGTTGGGATAAAGGGTACTTGACGTCATAGGTTTTTCGTGGTTCCGGAATATTTTAAACGCTGCTTAGTCCGACGATGTGCGGGATCGTTGGAAAAACATCAATTGTGTTCGCAATGTAATGAATGGTAAGCAATTTTACGTGGGAAATTAAAGGACTGGAAAAATATTGAGTTATAATAATGTTGGCattttgaaagtaaacattAATCAAGAAAATACGTAAAACATTCATTGTTTTGAATATCTCAATTTAATTGAGAAGGGTGAAATCAACGTGTACCTAATAACCCGAACATTTGATAGCTTTCATAACTCAAATACGAATCCTAAACAAACAATCTAAAATGGCTCTTTTAAAAATACTCGGTGAGTTTTATATTCACTTTTTCAACGCAGTTTTAATTAAGACGCTATATTATTGCACATCAGGGACTAAACTAATGTTTAAActgagtatttattttattaccaaagCTAATCTACTTTGTCATGTAAGAGAAATTATTGGTCCATCTAGGTTCATCTTGATGAGCAGAACGTATTTAGCTTGTGCCTTGTTGCAATTATTCCATTACCTACATAGTACAGCTTCTACTCTGGGCATTCGCACACAATAGCGTTCATTATACACAAATCAATGTCCATCAGTCCATTCATATGCAGAACTGGCAAAGCAATGCACTGGATCGTCTGTAATTGCTGTATTATATGCAATAAGAGCATCACAGTAACGTCTGGACAGCAAGTAAGCAACTACAAAGGCGCACGGTAAATTACATTTCCTATCCACGTAAAAGAAGAGGAGCCAATACATGCACGTCAATAGCAGATTATAGGTCCATCCATATTTTCCTCTCCGCTGCTCCGATGAACACAATAAGTAACGTGACTCTTTCTgcataacaaattatttatgttCGAGAAAATGTGTTGGTATTATCCTCCTTACAAGActatttcataacaaaaatgATTCTGTCAGCATAGAAAGTATAGAAACGTGAACACTTTTTATAGGATTTTTATTTCAGTGCAAAAAATATGAGTTAGATCTAGTAGCGATGCagatgtatgtaggtatgtccaAACACAGGTTGTTGACGCATAGATTGGAAGTTGATTAGCTAGCACTAGTCGTGTGTTTACTAACGTGAGTTTTTATTGATTCTACTGACATTTTGTGCGGATGCATACGAATTCATCTATCTGTGAAATAGGACAGCAATGTATAAACAAGATGAGATAAAaaattgaagaatatttttcttggaATTATCTCACCATTACGAGAAAATTAGTGCTCATTAGGGTTTCCATGTTGACTGTGAAAAAGTAAAAGCGTTAATACGTAAACCGTATCAACTGCTTATCTTCAGTTGAAGTCGTAAAAGTGAAAGGAACGAAATGGGTTGGTTAATAATGGTGCTTGGCGATGGATTACCACCTTGTCACCACTGCAATCTCCCGATCCTATACATTATTGGATACGGAGTTCTTGGCTCCGAGGGATCGTTACTGTTGATTTACTTACTGTTCTCCTTTCTCCGCGGTTAAGGAAAAATAGAGGTTTTATATGAATATCGAAAGCCAAAGAAAAACGGTTCCGTGTCGAAAAAGTGTGCaaaaatttttttaaaattttgcgTAACCTTATTATGCAATGGCGTCATGTTAAAACACGGAGGAGATATTTTGTGTTCAGCAAGTTGTAAAAAATTAACCGCGATCCAGGAATATATTTTGGTTAGATcccatcataaaataaatactcgtTAACCAAAACCGAATCGAATAGCTCCTAAAATTTGTATAAAACGACAATAAACTGGGAAAAATTGAGGTGAAAGGAGGTGGCGTAAAAAATAATGGGGTACCCTCAGCGGACGAGGAAGGGTGGCctgctaaataaattgtttgCCTTTTTCAATTTCACAGTGAATCCGCAGTACGTATCACAGTTACAGCCTCTACGTGCATACGTATGTATGGCACTGAATTCAATCTGTTGTACGGGTATCAAATACAATCAAGCCAACGACACGTTGTGGTTGGAAAGCTGACGAGGTTTCTTGTTGGTTTTGGTGTCAGATATTGTTGCATTTCAATAGCAAAACCATTTTTCGGAACTTATTTATTCACTGCTTACAATTTCTTGCTGAACGTCAACTTACAAAAACATACCCCTTTAGAATTACTATTCCTACTACCTACTCtccgacaaaaatattttatcagtttCAGATTAACGATATGGATCAAAAACCTAACCACCTCTGCAGTTCCTATTTCGTACCCTGAGTATCAACACCAACCAATTTTTTTCGATCTAAAGATACAATCCGCCACTTCTACACAACACTAACATACCACCAAGTACACAAAAGATAATTGACAAACATTTGCACTGCGCAAAGAAAAACACAAACTAGAACACGATACCTTCTTCCAACCAAGGAAGTGAACTCGATAGATATTGAAAACAAAGACATTTTTCCGCGTTCGATATGAGCAGGTATATTCCAGATTCGGTAACGGATGTATTCAGAACGAGCGTCATTACGTGCCATCAATAACTCGACATCGGATTTGAAAGGCTTGTGGGCCTTGCGAGAACGCGCATTCATGAGCACCAACCCTTATGCCTGT is a genomic window of Helicoverpa zea isolate HzStark_Cry1AcR chromosome 6, ilHelZeax1.1, whole genome shotgun sequence containing:
- the LOC124631443 gene encoding uncharacterized protein LOC124631443, with the translated sequence MGKRKHEDKEWRIRKKIRRLQKRLNHLSGTSDDSDPGVLSPDHPRALSPDEQVHLDLSESDDMDAPTQSIRSVVAPGFSLENANRASLSNEDMEYETQVRVPTVSPEPVPSTSKEPVGANNNQESLPQEILEALGDSKGKDEVFGPPIPDEIAKRWGCILVDGLTKEQKQEVWEKSLVPENFKLAKAPLLNPEIIPVLSEPIKNRDKLLEKAQNHLGRGIAGLTNLTCSIIDGDTDKIQLLKKISDINKILLDLHYENTKTRRKLVITSLDKKFTQLITDVKRDTYLFGANLGEKIKASKTAERSGLQIKRSDHAPTSRKFPQQGNWRGPPRSQGQQARRQGGQRPRFQVQTNKRPTSATHRQTQPSKTNYRANKP